A single genomic interval of Bernardetia sp. harbors:
- a CDS encoding RNA polymerase sigma factor — protein sequence MSTPTVDTHYEEPNAELIEKVKLGSQKAQYQLYQKYVRAMYHVCVRIVGKGHEAEEVLQDAFVRAFMRIEEYRGDASFGAWLKRIVINTSINFLQKNKVDLVSLDEMLVEPKVENDCENDFVEVNIQTGVSEKDMKHKTEISRVKEAINRLSDGYRIVLSLYLFEGYDHEEIGEILGISSSTSKSQYSRAKKRLRQYLAA from the coding sequence ATGTCTACTCCTACTGTTGATACTCACTACGAAGAACCGAACGCCGAACTGATAGAAAAAGTCAAGTTGGGCAGTCAGAAGGCGCAATACCAGCTTTACCAAAAGTATGTAAGGGCAATGTATCATGTCTGTGTACGAATAGTGGGTAAAGGACACGAAGCAGAAGAAGTTTTGCAAGATGCGTTTGTACGAGCTTTTATGCGAATTGAAGAATATCGTGGAGATGCTTCGTTTGGAGCTTGGCTAAAGCGAATTGTCATCAATACATCTATTAATTTTCTTCAAAAGAATAAAGTTGATTTGGTTTCCTTAGATGAAATGTTGGTAGAACCAAAAGTTGAAAATGATTGTGAGAATGATTTTGTAGAGGTAAATATTCAAACAGGAGTTTCAGAAAAAGATATGAAGCACAAGACAGAAATTAGCCGAGTAAAAGAAGCCATCAATAGGCTCTCCGACGGTTATAGAATTGTACTTAGTCTATATCTTTTTGAAGGCTACGACCACGAAGAGATTGGGGAAATATTAGGGATTTCTAGTTCTACTTCAAAATCGCAGTATAGCAGAGCTAAGAAAAGATTGAGACAGTATTTGGCAGCCTAA
- a CDS encoding SixA phosphatase family protein yields MKTLLLIRHAKSSWKDETLPDRERPLNSRGKSDAPLMGKVLFEKNIVPDLVLSSSAKRAKKTAQKIFFDVYGFMESQVHLTDDLYFTGVPFHMRIINTIYDTKNTVALIGHNPDFNNLVDFLASEPVQEMPTAGIYCLDFDVNSWSEVTRHSGKIRFFEYPKKYKVS; encoded by the coding sequence ATGAAAACACTCTTACTCATTAGGCACGCCAAGTCTTCTTGGAAAGATGAAACCTTGCCAGACCGTGAGCGTCCTTTAAATTCTAGAGGAAAAAGTGATGCTCCACTGATGGGAAAAGTTCTCTTTGAAAAAAATATTGTTCCAGATTTGGTTTTGTCTAGTTCTGCCAAGCGAGCAAAAAAAACAGCCCAAAAGATTTTTTTTGATGTGTATGGATTTATGGAAAGTCAAGTGCATCTGACAGATGACCTTTATTTTACAGGTGTTCCCTTTCACATGAGGATTATAAATACGATTTATGATACAAAAAATACAGTTGCTTTGATTGGACATAACCCTGATTTTAATAATTTGGTAGATTTTTTAGCAAGCGAACCTGTCCAAGAAATGCCAACTGCTGGAATTTACTGCTTAGATTTTGATGTAAATTCTTGGAGTGAAGTAACAAGACATTCTGGAAAAATTCGTTTTTTTGAATATCCTAAAAAGTATAAAGTGAGCTAA